The following proteins are co-located in the Gloeocapsa sp. PCC 7428 genome:
- a CDS encoding filamentous hemagglutinin N-terminal domain-containing protein, which translates to MNNSKLGLSGLQLVLTVIIGAIALSQTCVQAQITPDTTLSSENSVVTPNVVINGISSNRIDGGAIRGANLFHSFQEFNIDAGRGAYFSNPAGIDNILSRVTGDNPSNILGTLGVLGNANLFLMNPNGIIFGQGASLDIQGSFVASTADRIQLGDSGYFNATEPQQSHLLAITPGALFFNQVASDPGNIINTGNLAVGKNLTLSADNLNLQGQLLAGENLTLQANDTVQVRDSVANPFIAAAGEKLLVQGQAIDIFALNNPNSGLFAGKDLVLRANTVGGDAHFWSGGNFRIEQLDGSLGDWYSPYDPIIFVAGDLFFNNYFGASLHILAGGSVFVPGTVYIIDADTPSTAIAEDVTLSDGTVLPIDGSDRPTLDIRAGVDPAIVSSPDGIAVIGSGLFFGGAYDINPSSADISIGNIIIEPPNGVVYLTNQYQPNLSLTSANIEITGKGISRIGVEFQSLGIDARGFGGNGSAVVLDSRGSIFLNQNASIDSSSDMNKAGNISLIADEIQLAPFASIFANGSGGDIHIQGNRLLMQEFSGISALTTGTEDGGNIFIQANDSVRIDGGNIGTIVGLGPSQFGSPLVSGNGGDITIKTGELTVTGTALFVGDLFPGGFRTGGDITSDTGSLGNAGTVTIDARQVSLTNGAQIRASTFSIGNAGDVIIRASEFVEVTGVSSDDNFSVSKIASQVTPIGSGTGGDVLIETNRLMVSDGAQIQAGTFSTSSGGSLTVNATQSIDIFDTLIDDKPTGLFTGPEGSSASGTGGALTVRTEQLSISGGETNISSEVDFEASGNAGNLLIEANRLIIGDGAQISAATYGIGQSGNLTVKASESINLFGVDTTEDGEPSGLLTATFGGGDAGNLTIQTRQLSIRDGATISSSSAGLFGNGKSGNVTIEASDSVEVIGEASDGQYFSSIVAETGRLFGIPIPFSQAAGENIQITTRQLSVLDGAEISTQTFGAGNAGDLSINASESVQLVNGYLRTRTGGAGNAGNMDITTQRLTVQGGEATAATEGPGQGGSMVINASNSVDLIGFGGLGSVSIFGGDAGDLTIATQKLSIRDGAGIATSSFGLGQAGDLRIVNADTVEVIGGLWNTGAEVLDGIADFISGTSGNIEPTELIFLPSRITTEAASTSDNSAGDLTIQTNQLIVRDGAEVTTTTLGENSGGTLSITASELLEVSGTSMTGDRSRLSARTINDGNAGDILITTGQLNVLNQAEVSASTSGNGQGGNIDIQAGSVRLSDRAQINASSQQQGNAGSITINADGFIESTNSDILTFANQASGGAIAISAQGIRLRGDSDIQTNVASGTGGGGNITLTANSILAFDDSDILAFAQDGRGGNIALNTPVFFGENFQPAAVNSNPNTLDGNNRVDINATGAVAGVVNIPDVSFIQNSLIELPANIINTETIVANSCVVRSRNQAGNFLITGTGGLPTRPGEQAASTYSTGSVRSIPDASSRTWQLGDPIVEPQGAYRLSNGQLILSRECS; encoded by the coding sequence ATGAATAACAGCAAACTTGGTTTGAGTGGATTGCAGCTAGTGCTCACGGTAATCATAGGAGCGATCGCCCTTTCACAAACTTGCGTCCAAGCCCAGATTACCCCAGATACTACGCTTAGTAGTGAAAACTCGGTAGTGACACCCAACGTTGTGATTAATGGGATTTCGAGCAATCGCATTGATGGTGGTGCAATTCGAGGAGCTAACCTATTTCACAGTTTTCAAGAATTTAATATTGATGCAGGAAGAGGCGCTTACTTTAGTAATCCTGCGGGAATTGACAACATTCTCAGTCGAGTTACTGGAGACAATCCTTCTAACATTCTGGGTACGCTTGGTGTTTTAGGCAATGCCAACCTATTTTTAATGAATCCCAATGGTATTATTTTTGGACAAGGTGCTAGTCTAGACATTCAAGGCTCATTTGTTGCCTCAACCGCAGATCGAATTCAACTTGGTGACAGTGGATATTTTAATGCAACGGAACCACAGCAGAGTCATTTACTTGCAATAACTCCAGGAGCGCTATTTTTTAATCAAGTAGCTAGCGATCCAGGGAATATTATCAATACAGGCAATTTAGCCGTAGGTAAGAACCTTACTCTATCAGCAGACAATCTGAATCTTCAAGGTCAGCTTTTAGCAGGAGAGAATTTGACACTGCAAGCAAACGATACAGTGCAAGTCAGGGATAGTGTAGCAAATCCTTTCATTGCAGCAGCGGGTGAGAAATTACTTGTTCAAGGACAAGCGATTGACATTTTTGCCTTAAATAACCCTAATAGTGGACTTTTTGCTGGTAAAGACTTAGTGCTGCGTGCAAATACGGTTGGAGGCGATGCTCATTTTTGGAGTGGCGGGAATTTTCGGATTGAGCAGCTTGATGGAAGTTTGGGAGATTGGTACAGTCCTTACGATCCAATTATTTTTGTTGCCGGAGATTTATTTTTTAATAACTATTTTGGAGCTTCATTACATATTTTGGCTGGAGGTTCTGTATTTGTTCCTGGTACAGTTTATATTATCGATGCAGACACGCCATCGACCGCAATTGCTGAGGACGTTACGCTGTCTGATGGCACAGTTTTACCTATTGATGGGAGCGATCGCCCAACACTTGATATTCGCGCCGGAGTTGATCCTGCGATAGTGAGTAGTCCAGATGGAATTGCCGTGATTGGTTCTGGCTTGTTTTTTGGTGGAGCATACGATATAAATCCCTCCAGTGCTGATATCTCGATTGGAAATATCATCATCGAGCCTCCAAATGGTGTTGTTTATCTGACCAATCAGTATCAACCTAACCTTTCTCTAACATCTGCAAATATTGAGATTACTGGGAAAGGAATTTCTAGAATAGGAGTAGAGTTTCAATCACTTGGAATTGATGCGCGTGGATTTGGTGGCAATGGTAGCGCAGTAGTACTTGATTCCCGAGGTAGTATTTTTCTCAACCAAAACGCCTCTATCGACTCCTCTTCTGATATGAATAAAGCTGGCAACATTAGCTTGATTGCTGATGAGATTCAGCTTGCTCCTTTTGCTTCTATTTTTGCCAATGGTAGCGGAGGTGATATTCACATTCAGGGAAATCGACTGCTAATGCAGGAATTTTCAGGAATTTCAGCATTGACTACTGGAACTGAAGACGGAGGTAATATTTTCATTCAAGCAAATGACTCTGTTCGTATAGATGGTGGAAACATTGGTACGATTGTAGGCTTAGGACCTTCTCAGTTTGGCTCTCCCTTAGTTTCAGGTAATGGTGGAGATATTACTATCAAAACTGGAGAGTTGACAGTTACTGGTACGGCACTTTTTGTCGGCGATCTCTTTCCTGGGGGTTTCCGTACAGGTGGCGATATTACATCAGATACAGGAAGTTTGGGAAATGCTGGAACTGTAACAATTGATGCTAGACAAGTAAGCCTCACCAACGGAGCGCAAATTAGAGCTTCTACCTTTAGTATAGGAAATGCCGGAGATGTCATTATTCGTGCTTCAGAATTTGTAGAAGTGACTGGTGTATCATCTGATGACAATTTTTCTGTTAGCAAAATAGCTTCTCAAGTTACTCCTATAGGTAGTGGAACTGGGGGAGATGTACTTATTGAAACTAATCGCTTAATGGTCAGTGATGGCGCACAAATACAGGCTGGTACTTTCAGCACAAGTTCAGGCGGAAGTCTGACAGTTAATGCTACTCAATCGATTGACATTTTTGATACATTAATTGACGACAAACCAACGGGTCTTTTTACCGGACCAGAGGGTTCTAGCGCAAGTGGAACCGGAGGAGCTTTAACTGTTAGGACTGAACAACTGAGCATATCTGGCGGAGAAACAAACATCTCTTCTGAAGTTGACTTTGAAGCCTCAGGAAATGCGGGTAACTTACTAATTGAAGCCAACCGCTTAATTATTGGAGATGGCGCACAAATTAGTGCTGCAACTTATGGCATTGGGCAAAGCGGAAATCTTACTGTTAAAGCTTCTGAATCGATCAATCTCTTTGGTGTAGATACGACAGAAGATGGAGAACCCAGTGGTCTTTTGACTGCAACTTTTGGTGGTGGAGATGCGGGAAACTTAACAATTCAAACTCGACAGTTGAGCATTCGAGACGGAGCAACGATATCGTCTTCTAGTGCAGGTCTATTTGGAAATGGGAAAAGTGGGAATGTGACGATAGAAGCTTCTGATTCAGTTGAAGTTATTGGAGAAGCCTCAGATGGTCAGTATTTCAGTAGTATAGTTGCTGAAACAGGTCGCCTATTTGGTATTCCTATACCTTTTTCTCAAGCAGCGGGAGAGAACATCCAAATCACTACTAGGCAACTTAGTGTACTAGATGGAGCAGAAATCTCCACTCAAACGTTTGGTGCGGGGAACGCTGGCGACTTGAGCATTAATGCTTCTGAGTCTGTACAACTAGTAAATGGTTATCTACGGACTCGAACTGGTGGAGCGGGAAATGCTGGCAATATGGATATTACAACTCAAAGGTTAACCGTTCAAGGTGGTGAAGCAACAGCTGCTACTGAAGGACCAGGACAAGGCGGTAGCATGGTTATTAATGCCTCTAACTCAGTAGACTTAATTGGATTTGGAGGTTTGGGTAGTGTGTCTATCTTTGGCGGCGACGCTGGCGACCTGACGATCGCAACTCAAAAGTTGAGTATTCGAGATGGCGCAGGTATCGCAACTTCTTCCTTTGGGTTAGGGCAGGCAGGTGATTTGCGTATCGTTAATGCTGATACTGTAGAAGTCATTGGTGGGCTATGGAATACAGGTGCAGAAGTTTTAGATGGCATAGCAGATTTTATTTCTGGTACTTCTGGTAATATTGAACCGACCGAATTAATCTTTCTACCTAGCCGAATAACTACCGAGGCTGCTAGCACAAGTGATAACTCGGCAGGAGATTTAACAATTCAAACAAATCAATTAATTGTTCGCGATGGAGCAGAGGTAACAACCACTACCCTAGGTGAGAACTCAGGAGGAACACTGAGTATTACTGCATCCGAGCTTTTGGAAGTGAGTGGAACTTCAATGACTGGCGATCGCAGTCGCTTGTCAGCCCGAACAATTAATGATGGTAATGCAGGAGATATTTTAATTACAACCGGACAGTTGAATGTACTCAACCAAGCAGAAGTATCCGCTTCAACTTCTGGAAATGGTCAGGGTGGAAACATTGATATTCAAGCTGGATCAGTGAGATTAAGCGATCGCGCTCAAATTAATGCGAGTTCTCAACAGCAGGGAAATGCAGGAAGTATCACTATCAATGCAGATGGTTTTATTGAGTCTACTAACAGTGACATTCTGACTTTTGCTAATCAAGCTTCCGGTGGTGCGATCGCTATTTCTGCTCAAGGCATCCGTCTACGTGGTGACAGTGACATTCAAACCAATGTAGCTAGTGGTACTGGTGGCGGTGGTAACATCACCCTAACTGCTAACTCAATCCTCGCGTTCGATGACAGCGATATTCTCGCGTTTGCCCAAGACGGTCGCGGTGGTAATATTGCTCTTAATACTCCTGTATTCTTTGGTGAAAACTTTCAACCAGCCGCAGTTAATAGCAATCCTAATACCCTAGATGGTAATAACCGCGTTGATATTAATGCTACTGGTGCAGTAGCTGGAGTTGTTAATATTCCCGATGTTAGTTTTATCCAAAATAGCCTGATAGAATTACCTGCAAACATCATCAATACTGAAACTATAGTAGCAAATAGTTGTGTAGTACGTAGTCGCAACCAAGCAGGTAATTTCCTCATTACAGGCACTGGCGGTTTGCCAACTCGTCCAGGAGAGCAAGCTGCTTCTACATATTCTACTGGTAGCGTGCGTTCGATACCTGATGCAAGTTCTCGTACATGGCAACTAGGCGATCCAATTGTCGAACCGCAAGGCGCATACCGCTTGAGTAACGGGCAACTGATTCTAAGTCGCGAGTGTTCCTAA